The sequence TTTGATGATGGTAAAGTTGTGAAGCCTCATGATTTTAATCAATTGGTTACAAGCATCATGGTCTATGAAGATCACGAAGTGACTGTTACGGTGATGCGTGATGGTAATGAAGTAGATACAAAACTTAAACCAGAGTTTAATAAAGAAGAAGAACGTTATCTCATTGGTGTGCAGGCAATCAGTGGTGAACATCGTGATTTGAATTTCTTTGAATCACTTGGCATGGGATTTACGATGCTGGGCACGATAATCCAACAACTTGGTTTTGTTTTAAGTCGTCTTGTGCATGGTGTTGGTCTTAATTCTGTGGGTGGACCAATTGGTATCTATCAAGTCACATCACAGATTTCGAGCCAAGGATTTATATTCTTCTTGAGTTTGATTGCGCAATTGTCTGTGAGTTTAGCGGTGATCAATCTTGTTCCGATTCCAGTAATGGATGGTGGACGTGCACTGCTAACACTTATCGAGATGATTATTCGAAGACCGATTCCAGAAAAAATTGAAAACGGAATTATGTCAATTGGAGTTGCAATGATTATGGCACTCTTTGTATTTATCATGTTTAATGATATTCGAAAACTAATTGGCTAATCCCAAGTGTATTTAAGTTAAAAAAAGGCAATAGCCTTTTTTTATGTTATAATGGTCAAAAGGAGTATTTTATGGCGTATAAAATTGAAAAACTTTCATTAGATAAAATGTGGCTGGCTACTATGGAGATTACGGTACCTGATTATTCACGTAATCTATACCTAAAAGCAATTGATTCATTACGTAATGAATTGATTCGTCTTAATGTTGAATTAACAGAGCCAGAATATAACTATACAGTCGCATATGATTCAGAAGATCGTATCGAACTTGTTGATGTTAAGCTTTTCATTGCTGTGAAAGAACCGATTGAAGACCTTGGACCGATTAAATTTGTTCAAGAGAAACCCGATGAGTTGATACGTATTGTTGCGGATTCATTTGTGGATGTTCATACGGGAATTGCAGAATGGATGCATGAGCATGATTATGTCGCGGATGGCGATATGAGACGTGT is a genomic window of Erysipelothrix amsterdamensis containing:
- a CDS encoding M50 family metallopeptidase, which codes for MQILLNIFYFVLVMGLIVFIHELGHLMAAKVFGVYCNEFAIGMGPKIFEYKKEGWETSFSIRALPLGGFVSMAGEPGEGDFGVDRERTIVGIKPWKRLIVMLAGIFMNLVLAFVIFTGLSMHLGTVDAPKPIVAGIAEGSPAEKAGLRINDEIIKLTFDDGKVVKPHDFNQLVTSIMVYEDHEVTVTVMRDGNEVDTKLKPEFNKEEERYLIGVQAISGEHRDLNFFESLGMGFTMLGTIIQQLGFVLSRLVHGVGLNSVGGPIGIYQVTSQISSQGFIFFLSLIAQLSVSLAVINLVPIPVMDGGRALLTLIEMIIRRPIPEKIENGIMSIGVAMIMALFVFIMFNDIRKLIG